The following proteins are co-located in the Rheinheimera salexigens genome:
- a CDS encoding outer membrane lipoprotein carrier protein LolA: MKSRHLVMLLLCSVYSSLANAVQMPWQPLQGKVWFKQVKNLQGLPVPLRSSGYLDIAPHQMLWHTTTPVESKLLIKATGISQWQQQEYIAVAGSEFVGQLMLAVLQQDSDFIQQQFQLQIIAGNCMQLQPKQAPLEQLFSQIVLCGKTELNSLTLQEVNGNSTMISLQTEDLL, translated from the coding sequence ATGAAATCTAGACACTTGGTTATGTTGCTACTGTGCAGTGTTTACAGCAGCCTCGCTAATGCTGTGCAAATGCCGTGGCAACCTTTACAAGGCAAAGTATGGTTTAAGCAAGTTAAAAATTTGCAAGGTTTGCCGGTCCCCCTTCGCAGTAGTGGTTATTTAGATATAGCGCCGCACCAAATGCTTTGGCATACCACTACGCCCGTTGAGAGCAAGCTGTTAATTAAGGCAACCGGGATCAGCCAATGGCAACAGCAGGAGTATATTGCTGTTGCCGGCAGTGAGTTTGTTGGCCAATTAATGTTGGCGGTATTACAGCAAGATAGCGACTTTATTCAGCAACAGTTTCAGCTACAAATAATCGCAGGTAATTGCATGCAGCTGCAACCAAAGCAAGCGCCTTTAGAACAGTTATTTAGTCAGATAGTATTGTGTGGAAAAACCGAGCTTAATAGCCTTACTTTGCAAGAAGTAAATGGCAATAGCACCATGATAAGCTTACAAACAGAAGACCTGCTTTAG
- a CDS encoding acyl-CoA thioesterase: protein MQSKALKQAEIIIDVPFFDVDAMQVVWHGHYVKYLEVARCELLRSFNYDYNDMSDSGYMWPIVDMSIKYVGSALFAHKIKVVATLKEWENRLRIDYLITDVATGKKLTKASTIQVAIDLSTQQMCFESPAILFEKLGYAKP, encoded by the coding sequence ATGCAAAGTAAAGCCCTAAAGCAGGCTGAAATCATTATTGATGTGCCCTTTTTTGACGTTGACGCAATGCAAGTAGTTTGGCATGGTCATTACGTAAAGTATTTAGAAGTAGCTCGTTGTGAATTATTACGTAGTTTTAACTATGATTACAACGACATGTCAGACTCTGGTTATATGTGGCCGATAGTGGATATGTCCATAAAATACGTGGGATCGGCTTTATTCGCCCATAAAATAAAAGTAGTAGCCACGTTAAAAGAGTGGGAAAACCGGTTGCGGATCGACTATTTAATTACCGATGTGGCTACGGGTAAAAAGTTAACTAAAGCTAGTACTATTCAGGTCGCTATTGACCTGAGTACTCAGCAGATGTGCTTTGAGTCTCCGGCTATACTATTTGAAAAGCTAGGTTATGCTAAACCATGA